In one window of Mucilaginibacter auburnensis DNA:
- a CDS encoding Glu/Leu/Phe/Val family dehydrogenase — MSTIISAENNTHFFDDVSKNFDYAAQFTQHHPGLLNQIKACNSVYHFKFPIRKGNDFEVIDAWRVEHSHHQSPTKGGIRYSEMVNEDEVMALAALMTYKCAIVNVPFGGAKGGIKINPKNYTTQELENITRRYTVELIKKNFIGPSIDVPAPDYGSGEREMGWIADTYATMNPGQLDAMGCVTGKPIALHGIQGRREATGRGVAIATRECVSVPEDMAALGLTPGIEGKRVIVQGLGNVGYYSAKFLADFGGLIVGICEFEGAIYNEDGLDVEAVFQHRKSTGSILGFSGAKKEFKNSAEGLEQDCDILVPAALENQITAANAANIKAKIIVEGANGPTTPEAEKIFYSKGGIIIPDLFANAGGVTVSYFEWLKNLSHVAFGRINRRFEENSNLNLVNMVEGLTGIALTPLQRATIVKGASELELVNSGLEDTMIRSYHEFRQVYKNNPKIDTLRTAALVVVINKIAVSYQNLGVWP, encoded by the coding sequence ATGAGCACTATAATTTCTGCCGAAAACAATACACATTTTTTTGATGATGTAAGTAAAAATTTTGACTACGCCGCACAGTTTACACAACATCATCCCGGCCTGTTAAATCAAATAAAGGCCTGCAACAGCGTTTATCATTTTAAGTTCCCCATACGTAAGGGCAATGATTTTGAGGTAATAGATGCATGGCGGGTTGAACACTCTCATCACCAGTCACCAACTAAAGGTGGCATCCGTTACAGCGAGATGGTTAACGAGGATGAGGTAATGGCGCTTGCCGCCCTAATGACTTACAAATGCGCCATTGTAAACGTGCCCTTCGGCGGCGCTAAAGGTGGTATAAAAATCAATCCAAAAAATTATACTACGCAAGAGCTGGAAAACATCACCCGTCGTTACACGGTTGAGTTGATCAAGAAAAATTTTATTGGCCCAAGCATTGACGTACCGGCACCTGATTATGGCTCAGGCGAACGTGAAATGGGTTGGATAGCCGATACGTATGCTACCATGAACCCAGGGCAGTTAGATGCAATGGGCTGTGTTACCGGTAAACCAATTGCCTTACATGGCATACAGGGCAGGCGCGAGGCTACGGGCAGAGGGGTAGCAATAGCCACACGAGAGTGTGTTAGTGTACCCGAAGATATGGCAGCGCTTGGTCTTACACCCGGTATAGAAGGTAAAAGAGTAATAGTGCAGGGTTTAGGTAATGTGGGCTATTACTCGGCCAAGTTTTTAGCAGATTTTGGTGGACTGATTGTTGGAATATGCGAGTTTGAAGGTGCTATTTACAATGAGGATGGTCTTGATGTTGAAGCGGTGTTCCAGCATCGTAAATCAACAGGATCTATATTAGGCTTTAGTGGCGCTAAAAAAGAGTTTAAAAACTCGGCTGAAGGATTAGAGCAGGATTGCGATATTTTAGTACCTGCGGCTTTAGAGAATCAAATAACAGCTGCTAACGCGGCTAACATTAAAGCTAAAATTATAGTAGAAGGAGCTAACGGCCCAACTACACCTGAAGCGGAGAAGATATTTTACAGCAAAGGCGGCATCATAATACCCGACCTGTTTGCCAACGCCGGTGGTGTTACCGTTTCTTACTTTGAATGGTTAAAAAATCTATCGCACGTAGCGTTTGGCCGCATTAATCGCCGGTTTGAAGAAAACTCAAATCTCAATCTGGTGAATATGGTTGAAGGTTTAACTGGCATTGCGTTAACACCGTTGCAACGGGCAACCATTGTTAAAGGCGCATCTGAGTTGGAATTGGTTAACTCGGGTCTTGAAGATACTATGATCCGTTCATATCACGAATTTAGACAGGTTTATAAAAACAACCCTAAGATAGACACATTGCGTACTGCAGCACTTGTTGTGGTGATCAATAAAATAGCAGTATCCTACCAAAACCTGGGCGTGTGGCCGTAA
- a CDS encoding CcmD family protein, translated as MKKLSALLLFLLSYVACFAQENAAVDMAFDMRKEGKIYVVIVTIVIIFAGLSVYLFSIDRRLKKIEKEK; from the coding sequence ATGAAAAAGCTATCTGCATTGCTTTTGTTTCTGTTAAGTTACGTTGCCTGTTTTGCGCAGGAAAACGCCGCTGTTGATATGGCGTTTGATATGCGTAAAGAAGGAAAAATTTACGTTGTTATTGTAACCATTGTTATCATTTTTGCCGGTTTATCGGTATATCTTTTCAGTATTGACAGGCGTTTAAAAAAAATCGAAAAAGAAAAATAA
- the ccsA gene encoding cytochrome c biogenesis protein CcsA produces the protein MKFIYQTWWKVLAVVIIFYTLIAGFLLGVPALPILHETIRNTYFHVPMWIAMFTVFTVSVVYSVKYLATGKEEFDLIAVESANTGIFFFVLGLITGMMWAKYTWGEYWSNDPKQNSAAIAFLLYCAYSVLRNSIDEEQKRAKISAIYNIFAFPIMIVLIMVLPRLTDSLHPGNGGNPAFGKLDMDNRMRMVLYPAFIAWSLFAVWIATLRYRIRLIEYKKNQIN, from the coding sequence ATGAAGTTTATTTATCAAACCTGGTGGAAGGTGCTTGCGGTGGTAATTATATTTTACACCCTTATTGCAGGCTTTTTGTTAGGCGTTCCTGCTTTACCAATTTTACACGAGACAATTAGAAATACCTATTTCCATGTACCTATGTGGATAGCCATGTTCACGGTATTTACTGTTTCGGTTGTATACAGTGTTAAATATCTGGCTACCGGAAAAGAAGAGTTTGACCTCATAGCTGTTGAAAGTGCTAATACCGGCATATTCTTTTTTGTGTTGGGCTTAATAACGGGTATGATGTGGGCCAAATATACCTGGGGGGAGTATTGGAGCAATGACCCCAAACAGAACAGCGCGGCCATAGCTTTCTTACTGTATTGCGCTTATTCTGTTTTGCGTAACTCAATTGACGAAGAACAGAAACGCGCCAAAATATCTGCCATATATAACATATTTGCCTTTCCTATAATGATCGTGCTGATAATGGTATTACCTCGCCTTACAGATTCACTGCATCCGGGCAATGGCGGTAACCCCGCATTTGGTAAACTGGATATGGATAACAGGATGCGCATGGTATTGTATCCGGCATTTATAGCATGGAGTTTGTTTGCAGTTTGGATAGCTACGCTACGCTATCGTATCCGTTTAATTGAATATAAAAAGAATCAAATAAATTAA
- a CDS encoding carboxypeptidase-like regulatory domain-containing protein — MLLRKFLLFLFLWPSMLFAQSFTISGKIVNKGSGSLIAGASVFLSNSSFGTTSTSEGTFTLNRLRPGQYTLVVTAVGYAEYNTTVMVNTDINDLRIELEQQPIILREVTISGSSRADWNRNYEMFKKDFIGTDANAKQCVVINPKVLDFTYRKSKQTLVASSDEFLVVENKALGYRVKFLLNAFSSDKIEGTISYQGKRLFEELPGNASQKKKWQAKRDEAYYGSAMHFFRSLYQNKLQQEGFEMRRLVRMTDPARPSAGYILKKLDQFNGTIRRDSFQYWYNIYQSPKYVNQKISSMPWFSNEVLREGPEPGLYVLTFPDYLYVIYKNREETEAFKDIYRPLDMPNYEVSVLTLFNNPPYTIFDSNGIVVGESPLMEGAWSKQRLSELLPVDYVPAQPFKSAK, encoded by the coding sequence ATGCTTCTCAGAAAGTTTTTACTTTTCCTTTTCCTGTGGCCGTCAATGCTTTTTGCCCAAAGCTTTACTATCAGCGGCAAAATAGTTAACAAAGGCAGTGGCTCATTGATTGCCGGTGCGAGTGTGTTTTTAAGTAATTCATCATTTGGTACCACATCCACTTCAGAGGGTACGTTTACTTTAAATCGCCTGCGCCCTGGTCAATATACACTGGTTGTTACAGCGGTTGGCTATGCCGAATACAACACAACGGTAATGGTCAATACTGATATTAACGACCTTAGAATTGAACTGGAGCAGCAGCCCATTATTTTGCGGGAGGTAACCATATCGGGCAGCAGCCGTGCCGATTGGAACCGGAACTATGAGATGTTTAAAAAAGATTTTATAGGCACAGATGCCAACGCTAAACAATGTGTTGTGATAAATCCAAAAGTGCTTGACTTTACCTACCGTAAATCAAAACAAACCTTAGTGGCCAGCAGCGATGAGTTTTTAGTTGTTGAAAACAAGGCGTTAGGATATCGCGTAAAATTCTTGCTCAATGCTTTTAGTTCAGATAAAATTGAGGGTACTATATCTTACCAAGGTAAACGCTTGTTTGAAGAATTACCCGGTAATGCTTCACAGAAAAAGAAATGGCAAGCTAAACGCGATGAAGCCTACTACGGTTCTGCAATGCATTTTTTTCGCTCGCTTTATCAGAATAAATTACAGCAGGAGGGTTTTGAAATGCGCCGGCTGGTACGCATGACGGATCCTGCGCGTCCGTCGGCAGGCTACATACTTAAAAAACTTGATCAATTTAACGGTACTATCAGAAGAGATTCATTTCAGTATTGGTATAATATTTATCAAAGCCCTAAATATGTCAACCAAAAAATATCCAGTATGCCGTGGTTTAGCAATGAAGTGTTGCGGGAAGGCCCTGAACCGGGTTTATATGTTTTAACTTTTCCTGACTATTTGTATGTGATCTACAAAAATCGCGAAGAAACAGAAGCATTCAAGGATATTTACCGCCCGCTTGATATGCCTAATTATGAGGTAAGTGTGCTAACTTTATTTAATAACCCGCCATACACTATATTTGACAGTAACGGCATAGTAGTGGGTGAAAGCCCCTTGATGGAAGGGGCATGGTCAAAACAGCGTCTATCTGAACTTTTACCCGTTGACTACGTTCCGGCACAACCCTTTAAAAGCGCTAAATAA
- a CDS encoding heme exporter protein CcmB gives MKLLDQTWYLLKKEILLEWRSKYAFNGVLLYVVSTVFICYISFNLNAGFSGSSGYKIVWNVLFWIIILFASVNAIAKSFMQESKGRLLYYYSIASPQAIILSKTVYNMALMLLLSTLALIVYSVFFENTIGDVLFYYLAVVLGAFSFSTVFTMISAIASKAGNNGTLMAILSFPVIIPVILVLIRLSKRAMDGLDRSLSYGDIGVLAAINAIVITTALLLFPYLWRD, from the coding sequence ATGAAACTACTTGACCAAACCTGGTACCTTCTAAAAAAAGAAATATTACTGGAGTGGCGCTCAAAATATGCCTTTAACGGCGTGCTTTTGTACGTGGTTTCAACGGTGTTTATTTGTTATATTTCGTTTAATCTTAATGCCGGTTTTTCAGGCAGCTCCGGCTACAAAATAGTCTGGAACGTACTTTTTTGGATCATCATTCTGTTTGCCTCAGTTAATGCAATAGCGAAAAGCTTTATGCAGGAGAGTAAGGGTCGGTTGCTTTATTATTATTCAATTGCCAGCCCGCAGGCTATTATTCTTTCCAAAACTGTTTATAATATGGCGCTGATGTTGCTGCTGAGCACGCTGGCGTTAATAGTTTACTCTGTTTTTTTTGAAAACACCATAGGCGATGTTTTATTTTATTATTTGGCCGTAGTGTTAGGTGCATTTAGCTTTTCAACGGTTTTTACTATGATATCGGCCATAGCATCAAAAGCAGGTAATAATGGAACATTGATGGCAATTTTAAGTTTCCCGGTAATTATACCGGTAATTTTGGTGCTGATCAGGTTAAGCAAGCGCGCTATGGACGGCCTCGACCGTAGCCTTAGTTATGGTGATATTGGGGTATTGGCTGCCATTAACGCTATTGTGATCACAACTGCATTGTTACTGTTTCCATACCTCTGGCGAGATTAA
- a CDS encoding methylated-DNA--[protein]-cysteine S-methyltransferase codes for MHSVYYQTPVGVAEVTEEDGFITSIHISDEEHEINATDNELLLNAITQLDEYFAGKRLQFDLPFKQKGTDFQQRVWQYLERIPYGTTTSYAKLADQMEQPLAIRAIASANGKNNLWIAVPCHRVIGSDGSLTGYAGGLWRKQWLLQHEARTIGIGQTMLNL; via the coding sequence ATGCATAGCGTTTATTACCAAACTCCTGTTGGAGTGGCCGAAGTTACCGAAGAGGATGGCTTTATTACTTCCATTCATATTTCGGATGAAGAGCATGAAATTAATGCTACAGATAATGAGCTGCTATTAAACGCAATTACCCAGCTTGACGAATATTTTGCAGGAAAGCGTTTACAATTTGACCTGCCATTTAAACAAAAAGGCACAGATTTTCAGCAAAGGGTTTGGCAATATCTTGAGCGTATTCCGTATGGCACCACTACCAGCTACGCAAAACTGGCTGACCAAATGGAGCAGCCATTAGCTATACGTGCCATAGCATCTGCAAATGGCAAAAATAATTTATGGATAGCTGTTCCCTGCCACCGCGTTATTGGGAGCGATGGCAGCTTAACCGGTTATGCAGGCGGCTTGTGGCGCAAACAATGGTTGTTACAGCACGAAGCCCGTACCATTGGTATAGGCCAAACCATGCTTAATTTATAG
- a CDS encoding hybrid sensor histidine kinase/response regulator, which produces MPAPINILIVDDREENIIALEALLARDDIKIFSTTSPNEGLRIAWENHIAIGLIDVQMPEMDGFEFAEMLKSNPRTKDILILFVTAISKETKYAVKGLGAGAVDYLYKPLDPYITSAKVDSFIQLARYQADIIQKNEELYNFSLIVKNSADIISVVNAESFGIISINPAVERILGFTPEKLTGTSIIDLTIESERAPFRTALGRIIKDNIASSVFEYQFNTFSKAVIWVECRIAYRNRTLFLNISDISAQKSYQEQLVKSKELAEYGKKAKETFLANMSHELRTPVNGIIGISNLLRKTDLTEQQRSMIELLEVSSQSLLGVINDVLDISKIDAGKFSIVRTPGNLHELIRSVYRLLKFKADEEFIEFFLEIDPQVPEYIIFDSLRLNQILMNLLSNALKFTKRGYVKLNVSVIEKQDNKVRLKFNVEDTGIGIPQHRLGAIFNSFEQAEDDTATKYGGTGLGLAIVKKLAELKGGDLIVNSQVNKGSVFTFTNWYTLAPKPKDEVEITANLTGFSNLNILVAEDNLINQFMLSKILKDWQVNVDIVSNGLRALEKLSEKNYDIILMDTHMPEMNGYQTAKKIRLDFDEPKRSIPIISLSAASFDHEQQEAIASGMNDVLGKPFQPDQLHRMIEKLVNER; this is translated from the coding sequence ATGCCTGCACCTATAAATATTCTTATTGTTGACGACAGGGAAGAAAACATTATTGCCCTTGAGGCCCTGTTGGCACGCGATGATATTAAGATATTCTCAACAACATCACCCAACGAAGGTCTCAGAATTGCCTGGGAAAATCATATAGCAATAGGGCTTATTGACGTGCAGATGCCCGAAATGGATGGCTTTGAGTTTGCAGAAATGTTAAAGTCAAATCCGCGTACTAAAGATATTCTTATACTTTTTGTTACAGCTATTTCAAAAGAAACCAAGTATGCTGTTAAAGGTTTAGGTGCAGGCGCGGTTGATTATCTTTACAAACCGCTTGATCCTTATATTACTTCAGCAAAAGTTGATTCGTTTATTCAGTTGGCACGCTACCAGGCTGATATCATTCAGAAGAACGAGGAATTATATAATTTCTCGCTTATTGTTAAAAATTCGGCAGATATAATTAGCGTAGTTAATGCAGAGAGTTTTGGTATAATATCAATAAATCCTGCTGTTGAGCGCATTTTAGGTTTTACGCCGGAAAAACTGACAGGTACCAGCATAATTGATCTGACCATTGAATCGGAAAGGGCTCCTTTTAGAACAGCTTTAGGGAGGATCATAAAAGATAATATCGCATCATCTGTTTTTGAATATCAATTCAACACGTTTAGCAAAGCAGTAATTTGGGTGGAGTGCCGCATAGCGTATCGCAACCGCACGTTGTTTTTAAACATAAGCGATATTTCAGCGCAAAAGAGCTATCAGGAACAATTGGTAAAATCAAAGGAACTGGCTGAGTACGGTAAAAAAGCAAAAGAAACATTTCTGGCCAACATGAGTCATGAATTGCGTACACCTGTTAACGGCATAATAGGAATAAGTAATCTGCTACGTAAAACCGACCTTACCGAGCAGCAAAGAAGCATGATTGAGTTGCTTGAAGTTTCATCTCAGTCGCTGTTGGGGGTAATAAACGATGTGTTAGATATCTCTAAGATTGATGCCGGTAAATTCAGCATTGTACGCACTCCGGGCAACCTTCACGAGTTGATACGCTCCGTTTATCGGCTACTTAAATTTAAGGCAGATGAAGAGTTTATAGAGTTTTTTTTAGAGATAGACCCTCAGGTTCCCGAGTATATTATTTTTGATTCATTACGTCTGAATCAAATATTGATGAATTTATTGAGCAACGCTTTAAAGTTTACCAAACGCGGTTACGTTAAGTTAAATGTCTCGGTTATTGAAAAACAGGATAATAAAGTAAGGCTTAAATTTAATGTTGAAGATACCGGTATAGGTATTCCGCAGCACCGGTTAGGAGCTATATTCAATTCATTTGAACAAGCTGAAGATGACACTGCCACTAAATATGGCGGTACAGGGTTAGGCTTAGCCATAGTTAAAAAACTGGCGGAGCTGAAAGGGGGCGATTTGATAGTTAACAGCCAGGTTAATAAAGGCAGTGTTTTTACTTTCACCAACTGGTATACACTTGCGCCAAAGCCCAAGGATGAAGTTGAAATTACAGCAAACCTGACAGGCTTTAGCAATTTAAATATCCTGGTTGCAGAGGATAATCTTATCAATCAGTTTATGTTGTCAAAGATATTAAAGGATTGGCAGGTAAATGTTGATATTGTTAGTAACGGTTTGAGGGCTTTGGAGAAACTCTCAGAAAAAAATTACGATATTATTCTGATGGATACGCATATGCCGGAGATGAACGGCTATCAAACCGCTAAGAAAATAAGGCTTGATTTTGACGAACCCAAACGCAGCATTCCCATAATTTCACTGTCTGCAGCGTCATTTGATCATGAACAGCAGGAGGCAATAGCTTCGGGTATGAATGATGTTTTGGGCAAACCTTTTCAACCTGATCAGCTTCACCGCATGATAGAGAAGTTGGTGAATGAGCGCTAA
- a CDS encoding chemotaxis protein CheB: MALDPHIIARWQASELLLLGGSAGSFKHIYNAVRTFPANLNKTVLIVIHRKKNFFSEIEKLFAANSRMLLREVSDKDAINRNTIYIAPPNYHTLIESKSSFGLDVSEAVWYSKPSIDVSFECAAEVFKSKCTAVLFSGANQDGARGLLSLKDSGSLTIAQDPTEAEMPEMPQSAIDLNAAEYILTTNDILELFKT, encoded by the coding sequence TTGGCTCTTGATCCACATATCATTGCCAGGTGGCAAGCATCTGAACTGCTTTTATTGGGCGGATCAGCAGGGTCGTTTAAACACATTTATAACGCTGTACGCACTTTTCCGGCTAATCTTAATAAAACAGTATTAATAGTTATCCACCGGAAAAAGAACTTTTTCAGCGAAATTGAAAAACTGTTTGCTGCTAATAGTCGTATGTTGCTGCGTGAAGTGAGTGATAAGGATGCAATAAACAGAAATACCATCTACATAGCGCCCCCTAATTATCATACACTTATTGAGAGCAAAAGTAGTTTTGGCTTGGATGTATCAGAAGCTGTATGGTACTCAAAGCCCTCAATTGATGTAAGTTTTGAATGTGCTGCCGAGGTGTTTAAAAGCAAATGTACGGCTGTGCTTTTTTCGGGTGCTAATCAGGATGGTGCAAGGGGCTTGTTATCGTTAAAAGATAGCGGATCATTAACAATTGCTCAAGACCCAACAGAGGCAGAGATGCCTGAAATGCCGCAATCAGCTATTGATCTGAACGCTGCTGAATATATTTTAACAACTAACGATATACTTGAACTTTTCAAGACTTAA
- a CDS encoding CheR family methyltransferase: protein MHAPTEINIHQITELIALVKKLYGFDFNNYSKASLRRRIMRVMQLKKLSVYDLKHQLVNYPEFFQTFLEEITVNVTEMFRDPSFYQALNNQVIPYLSSYQHSKIWCAGCSSGEEAYSLAILLNEAGLRKKSFIYGTDINTIVLNEARKGIYSLRKIKSYAENYQMAGLNGSIIDHFTVLYDAATIHNELKQNTLFSVHNLVSDSVFNEFQLICCRNVFIYFENALQERVLELFYNSLAPLGFLCLGTKETIRSEAFRKRFKVINQKENIYQKIGS from the coding sequence ATGCACGCGCCAACAGAGATAAACATTCATCAAATAACAGAACTCATTGCTTTAGTTAAAAAGCTGTATGGGTTTGATTTTAATAATTACTCTAAAGCTTCATTACGCAGGCGTATTATGCGTGTAATGCAGCTTAAAAAGCTGAGTGTTTATGATCTGAAGCATCAACTGGTTAATTATCCGGAGTTTTTTCAAACCTTTTTAGAGGAAATTACGGTTAACGTTACCGAGATGTTTCGCGACCCGAGCTTTTACCAGGCGCTCAACAACCAGGTAATACCCTATTTGTCATCGTATCAGCATTCAAAAATTTGGTGCGCGGGATGTTCTTCAGGTGAAGAAGCCTATTCGTTGGCGATATTGTTGAATGAGGCAGGATTACGTAAAAAGTCCTTTATATACGGCACCGACATTAACACTATAGTATTGAACGAGGCCCGCAAGGGAATTTATAGTTTACGCAAAATTAAGAGCTATGCCGAAAACTATCAGATGGCGGGCTTAAATGGATCTATTATAGATCATTTCACAGTTTTGTATGATGCGGCAACAATTCATAATGAATTGAAACAAAATACTTTATTTTCCGTACACAACCTTGTTTCCGACAGCGTTTTTAACGAATTTCAGTTGATTTGCTGCCGGAACGTATTCATCTACTTTGAAAATGCATTACAGGAGCGCGTACTTGAATTGTTTTACAACAGTTTGGCGCCACTGGGCTTTTTGTGTTTAGGCACAAAAGAAACCATACGCTCGGAAGCGTTTAGAAAAAGGTTTAAGGTGATCAATCAAAAAGAAAACATCTACCAGAAAATTGGCTCTTGA